The Thioalkalivibrio nitratireducens DSM 14787 DNA segment GCGAGCTAGAACCCGCGGGAGCCGGCGTTCCATTGACCGGGGAAGCCAGCCAAGACCGGGAAAACGACCTCGAACGGGCCGCCAGCGAGATCCGTGAACTGCTGGAATCCGCGCGCAGGCGGATCTGGCTGCAGACCCGGTCCCAGTTGCTGTGCGCCCTTCCACCGATCGACTTCGCCGGGGCCCTGTCCCGGATCGCCCGGTGCACCCGGTATGCGGATCTCCGGTTGCTGATCGACGATGCACTCGCGCTGAAGGAGGGACAGCCACAACTGGCGCGCGCCGTGATGCGCCTGACTTCGGCGGTGGACGTTCGCTGCTTTCAACCCGACGAGGACACGCCGGCCAGCCTGCTGCTGATCGTGGACCAGGGAGGGTGGCTGTACCTGGTCCAGCACAAGGGCCATGTCGGGCTGAAATCGTATCGCGATGATCCGCCGGGCGCGCTGCTTGCGGCGGAACGGTTTGCCGAGGTATGGGACTTCAGCACCGAGGCGCTGGAACTGCGCAATCTGACGATCTGACGACCGGCTGGGCTACAATCTCGGCGCGACCCGCCATCCCATCGGCCCGATCCGGGGAAACCTGGCATCCATGCTCCCGAAGGATGCCGGGCCGCGCCCTCGTAACTGGCCCGCACAGGTTGAACAGATGACCACGACACCCGAACGCGTCTCGCCCATCGGGGCGGTCCAGGCACTGCCCGATACCGGCGGTTTCTTCGGACCCTACGGCGGACAGGCCGTCCCGCCGCACCTGAAGGCGATCATGGACTCCATCGCGGACGCCTACCTGGCGATCCGCGAGACCGACGCCTACCAGCAGGAACTGGCCGAGTTGCACACCCACTACGTCGGCCGGCCGAGCCCGATCTACCACGCCCGCCGCCTGAGCGCGCACGCCGGTGGCCAGGCCGAGATCTACCTGAAACGCGAAGACCTGAATCACACCGGGGCGCACAAGATTAACCATGCGCTCGGCGAGGCACTGTTGGCCAAGCACATGGGCAAGACCCGGGTGATCGCGGAGACCGGGGCCGGTCAGCATGGCGTCGCGATGGCCACGGCCTGCGCGCTGGCGGGCATTCCCTGCGAGATCCACATGGGCGCGATCGACATCGCCAAGGAACACCCGAACGTCACCAAGATGAAGATCCTGGGCGCCCGGATCGTCAACGTGGACAGCGGAACCCGGACCCTGAAGGATGCAGTGGACAGCGCTTTCGAGGCCTACCTGAAGGATCCCGAGAACTATTTCTACGCGATCGGATCGGTGGTCGGCCCTCACCCGTTCCCGATGATGGTCCGCGATTTCCAGGCGATCGTGGGCCGCGAAGCGCGCCAGCAGTTCGCGGCGATGACCGGAGCGCTCCCGGATTACGTCGTGGCCTGCGTTGGGGGTGGCTCGAACGCAATGGGCATTTTCTCGGGCTTCATGGACGCACCCTCGGTACGTCTGGTCGGCGTCGAGCCCTCTGGTCGGAGCCTGGCGATTGGCGACCACGCGGCGACGCTCAGCCTTGGCAAGCCGGGTACGATGCACGGGTTCCATTCCTACATGCTGCAGGATGACCAGGGACAGCCCCAGCCCGTGCATTCGATCGCCTCCGGGCTCGATTATCCGTCGGTCGGACCCGAGCATGCCTACCTCAAGGACACCGGACGCGCCGAATACCATGCCGTGGACGACCGGGCCTGTCTCGACGCTTTCATGGATCTCTCTCGCTTCGAGGGCATCATCCCGGCACTGGAATCCGCGCATGCGCTCGCCTGGGTGCTGCAGCAGGCCCGGAAGGCCGACCGCCGGTTGCGCTACCTGATCAACCTTTCGGGCCGGGGCGACAAGGATGCCGACTTCGTCGCGGAGACCCTCGGGCTCTAGCAGCCTGTCGGACTCGCCCCGGCAGGCCCCACAGTCTGGCACACCGGGCTTGAACGTCGACGGCGCCGTTGCTCCGGATTCCGCCGTCCGGCAAGACCGAGGCGAAGGCTCATGTGCCGCAGGAGGAAGGCGGCAAGGAACGGGTGCGGTGCCGCCACACGCCCCCGGGAGTGCCTTCGAACGGCGCGGGATCCCGCCGCCTGGCGGGGAAATGGTGTAAAAAGGGGCTCCGTACACGGAATTGCTTTGACTTGCCGAAACCGGCTTCGAAAACTGTTTGCGGGATGGGTTCCGAAGCGACGCAGGCGGCCCGCAGCTCACACCGCGCCTGACGCAACGCGAACCGGCGCGGGGCCGGTTCCGGGGCAACGACCGTCGGACCGGCAGCCGGCACCTTGACGGGCCGGAGGAGACGATCCCAGATGAAACTCCACTCCATGACACAACGCGAGAACGGCCCCTCGGGTGTGGCCAACTGGCTGATCCGGCCAGCGAAGGGATGGCACCACAAGGCCCGCGGCATGATGCAGAACCGCATGTTCCTGCCGCTGGCGGTGATCGCCGGTGCACTGCTGATCGCGCTGGCGATGAACGCTTGGATTCTGTTCACCACCTGGTCGGCGATTCCCCATCTCGTCGTCCAGTCGTTCGTGCTCTGGGTGGGTTTTCTGGCGATGCTCACCGTTCCAGTGGTGATCTACCACCACCTGGTCGCCCCGCTGTTCCACCTGCGCCACTGGGCGCAACGCGTGCGCGGCGGCAACCTAGCGGCGCGCATTCCCGTCCCTCGCACCGGGGAGTTCGGGGAACTGGCGCGGGACGTGAACGCACTGACCGAGCAGTTGCAACGCCTGACCCACGAGATGCAGGACGAGGTCCGGGTACAGACCCGGCGCATGGAAGACAAGTCGCACACCCTCGAAGTGCTCTACGACGTGGCCGCGAGCATCAACATGTCCCGCGATCTCGACGATCTGCTGACGCGGTTCCTGTCCAGTCTGAAGCGCACCCTCGGTGCCCGGGCCGCCACGGCGCGGCTGCTGACCTCCGACGGGCAGATGCGACTGGTGGCCAACCTCGGGTTCGATATGCAGAGCGGTCACTGCCGCGACACGCTTCCGATCGGGCAGTGCGTCTGCGGGAAGGTCGTGGCCGGCAGCGAGATGCTCTGGAAGGCCGACGTGTACGAATGCGGCCGCGTCTGCGACGACCAAAGCGACGACGAGCCGGCGATGCTCGCCGTTCCGCTGCAGCACCAGGGACGGACTCTGGGCGTCTACAGCCTGTTCCTGGATGAGTGGCCGCAGAACCTGAACGAAGACATGGACAACCTGCTGACCAGCATCGGCCGGCACCTCGGCATGGCGATCGAGAAGGCCCGACTCGACGAGGAGGCGCAGCGGCTCACCATCATGGAGGAGCGCACCCACCTCGCCCACGAACTGCACGACTCGCTGGCACAGACGCTGGCCAGCCTCGGCTTCAGGGTCAGCGCGCTCGATGAGTCCCTCGGGGACGACCGTGGCGGCCCGCACCGCGAGATGGAACTGGTCAAGGAAAACCTGTCCCGGGCCAATACCGAGTTGCGCGAACTGATCAGCCAGTTCCGGGCACCGGTGGACCGGGAGGGTCTGGTATCCGCAGTGGAGAAGGCGGTAAACGAGTTCCGCTCCGACACCGGCATCAGCATTTACCTGCAACAGGAATGGAACTGCAGGAAGCTCCCGATCGAGCTGGAGACCGAGGTGCTCCGGATCGTACAGGAAGCGCTGTGCAACGTGCGCAAACACGCCGACGCCCAGCACGTGCGCGTGATCCTGCGGGGCGATACCCGGGGCGATTGCTTCGTGATGATCGAGGACGACGGACGCGGGATCGAGGAGGTCGCAAGCGGCAGTCCGGGCGAGCACATCGGCCTGAGCGTGATGCAGGAACGGTCGGCGCGCCTGGATGGGGACTTCCGGATCGAAACCGAACCCGGCGAGGGGACACGGGTGATGCTGAACTTCCAGTACCCGAAACCGCAGTCGGTCGAGTTCCAGCCCAGACTGCGGGCAGTCCAATGACCCAGCGCGTCCTGCTGATCGACGACCACACGTTGTTCCGGGAGGGATTGCAGGAACTCCTGAGCCGGCACGGGATCGAGACCGTTGGCGCAGTCGGCGATGGCGAGACCGGCATCCGCCTCGCGCGCGAGCTGCTGCCCGACGTGATCCTGCTGGACATGCGCATGCCCACGATGAGCGGCCTCGAGGTGCTGCGGCGCCTGCGCCAGGGTGGCCTGCAGATGCCGATCGTGATGCTGACCACCAGCACCGACGAAAGCGACTTGGTCGAATGCCTGCGCAACGGCGCACAGGGCTACCTGCTGAAGGAAATGGAACCCAGCGAGTTGGTGGAGGCGCTGGAACAGATCATTCAGGGTGAAACCGTGGTGGCACCCCGGCTCGCCCAGTTGCTGGTGCGCGCGCTACAAGGACAGCCGGACGCGGTGGAGGACGACGAACCCGGGCCATTCGACGCGCTCACCCCGCGCGAGGGCGAGATCCTGAGTCTGCTGGCCGAAGGGCAGAGCAACAAGGTGATCGCGCGCAACCTGGGCATCTCGGACGGCACCGTGAAGCTGCACGTGAAGGCGATCCTGCGCAAGCTCGGCGTGCACTCGCGGGTCGAGGCCGCGGTGCTGGCGGTACAGCACGGGATCGGCGGCACGGCCCACTAGAGAAACGCTGAACAAAGGGCCCTGTGATTGCGAGCGTAGCGCGGCACTAATGCGCGTAGCGCATTGAACAGCCGAAGGCTGGCCCGCAGGGTGAGCGCAGCGAATCATCCATCCGGCGTCGAAAGGACTCACGCCGTTTGGATCGCCACGTCCCGCCACGCTGCGCTCGCGGCTTAAGGCTTCGCGCCTCGCGATGACGAATTAATCAGCGCTTCCCGTGCAGCCTGTCGGACTAGGGCTGCTGGCGCAGCCGTCAGGCGTAGCGCTTGTGCTGCGAACGCCGCGTGCCCGCCCGCTGGGTGACCACGCCAACGATAGCCTCGCGCCCGGGAATGGCCAGGCGGCGATGGTCTTCCTTCAGCGCCACCAGGAAATAGCCGCCGTCCTCGATCACGAGTTGGCGGAACAGGTACTCGCCATCGACCTGCGCGACCACGTAGCTGCCGTGCGTGGCGGCGGCGGACGGGTCGATGAGGATTACCATCCCGTGTTCGAACTCGGGCGCCATGCTGTCTCCGAGCACGCGCAGCGCAAACGGCTCGCTGTCGGAGCAACCGCCCCCGCCCGACAGATCCAGGTCCATTTCCGGGCTCATGCCGACTCCCTTGCCTGCGCCTGGCCGACCGGAGCCGCATGCCCGTGGCTGCTGAACAGGCTGTGGGCCGTGTGGTCGGATTCCGGCTGGAACCACTTCAAGCGGTCGTGCAGCGCGACCACTTCTCCGACGATGATCAGCGTTGGCGGCTGCACGTCTTGCTGCGCGACCAGCTCGGGCAGCGTGTCGAGCGTGCCCACCAGCACGCGCTGGTTCTGGGTCGTGCCCTGTTCGACCAGCGCCGCCGGCGTCGACCCCGGCCGACCATGTGCCTTGAGTTCGCGGCAGATGATCGGAAGGCCGAGCAGCCCCATGTAGAACACCACGGTCTGCGCGGGCTGCGCCAACATGTTCCAGTTCAGGTCGATGGTGCCGTCCTTCAGATGCCCGGTTGCGAACACGAGCGACTGCGCGTAGTCACGGTGGGTCAGCGGAATCCCTGCAAACGAGGCACAACCCGCGGCCGCGGTGATACCCGGCACCACCTGGAACGGAATGCCTTCCTGCATCAGCGTATCGATCTCCTCGCCGCCCCGACCGAAGATGAACGGATCGCCGCCTTTCAGACGCAGCACCCGTTTGCCTTCCTTCGCCAGCTTCACCAGCAGGCGGTTGATATCCTCCTGCGGCAGCGTATGCTGGTTGCGGCGTTTGCCCGCGTAGATCATTTCGGCATCGCGGCGCACGAGCTCCAGGATCGCCGGCGACACGAGGTTGTCGTGCACCACGACGTCGGCCAACTGCATCAGGCGCAGCGCCCGGAAGGTCAGCAGATCCGGGTCACCCGGGCCCGCGCCGACCAGGAACACTTCGCCGCCATCGTCGCGCCGATCGAGTCCTTCGTCTACGGCTTTCTCAAGGATGTCCCGGGCGGCGTCCTCGCGCCCGGAGAGCACCAGCTCGGTCACCGAACCCTCGAGCTGCCGTTCCCAGAAACGCCGGCGCAGTTCGGTGTCCGGCAGGCGCGCCTTGACCCGGTCGCGGAACCCTTCGACCAGCGCGGCCAGCCGGCCATAGGTGGCCGGGATGAAACTCTCGATGCGGGAACGCATCAGCCGGGCCAGCACCGGCGAGGCCCCACCGGTCGAGATCGCCACCTGCAACGGCGAACGGTCGATCATCGACGGCGTGATGAAGGTGCAGAGTTCCGGGCGGTCGACCACGTTCACCGGCACGAACCGTGCCGTCGCCAGCTCCGATACGTGCCGGTTGACGGCCTCGTCGCTGGTGGCCGCAATGACCAGCACCCGCCCGTCGATGTCGCCATCCTCGAAGGGTCGCTGCAGGTACTCGATGTCGCCCGCGGCACGCAATGCGGCCAGTTCCGGACACAGCTCCGGCGCCACCACGGTCACCTGCGCCCCCGCCTTGCGCAGCAGCGTGACCTTGCGCATCGCGACATTGCCACCACCGACCACGAGGCAGGGACGGCCGGTCAGCTTCATGAAAAGAGGGTAGTAATCCATGTTCGAATTCCGTGGTCAGGGGTTCCGCAGCGCGTCGAGCAGTTCATCGAGGTCGCCATCCATGTCGAGCTCGACCAGATCATCGAACCCGCCCACGTGCCGCTCGCCGATGAACACCTGCGGAACGGTGCGCTGACCGGTGAGTTTCGCCATCTCGGCAAACGCCTTGCGCGAATCGTCGATGCGGATCACGTCCAGCCGGTCCCCCACCCCCTTGCGCTGCAGCAGGCGCTCGGCCCGGTCACAGTAGGGACAGGTCTCGATACGGTACAGTCGAATCCGGGTCATCGTGGTGGCTGCGTTTCCGGCGGAAACGTCCGGCTGCATCAGCTGCGCAGCGAATCCAGTTCGTCGGGGTCGAAACCGGCGGAAAGGTACCAGCGCCGGGCGGCCTCGGGATCGCGTTCCACACCGGTGCCCTGCGCATACATCATCGCCAGGGTGGTCTTGGAACCTGCAAGACCCTGCTCCGCCGCCTTCTCGAACCAGTGCACGGCCTGCGCCGGATCCTTGTCCACGCAGTCGCCCTCGAAAAACATGAATCCGAGGCCATGCTGGGCCATCGCGTGCCCCTGTTCGGCGGCCGCTCGCATCCAGGTCACCGCGGGATCGGGCTGGCGAACGACCCCGAGGCCGTTCTGGCACATGATCGCCACGCGGTACTGGGCGTCGGCATGACCCGCCTCTGCCAGCGGCGACAGCAGCTGCATGGCTCGCGCGAAGTGCTTGGCCTCGAATGCCGCGAGACCGCTCTCGAAGGTCATCTGGTCGTCTTCAGAAAGTTGCATCGTCCGTCCGGGAGGTCGTGAATGGGTCGGCAGATCCGGGGCGCACGCAACCGAAGCCCCTGATCCGGGACGGTGCATGGTGCCGCAACCGGGACGGCACGTTAACCCTCTCGATCGGGATATACGTCGCCCCGGACCACCAGCCTATACTGCGCCCCGCGGAGTTGCGGACGGAGGCGGCACAGCCAGCGGCGGATCGTGCCCTATCGGGCCGCGCTGCCGGGAAAAGGTTCCCGGCATCGGACATTCGATGTCCGCAGACCCTGGACCCTATTCACTTTCTGGAGGAGAACGGCATGGACAAGAAAACCTATTACGAGACTTCCACCAAGATGGAAAGCGCCGGCGTCAATCCCGCCTACGTGCTGGGCTGGCAGAGCGGTGTTCTGCACAACCCGAAGCTGGAAGAACAGCGTGTCGACGATGCCTACGATGCCGGTTACAACGACGGCCTCGAAGGCAAGACCGATGGCTACACCGCCTGGTTGCAGCAGTAGCACCAGAAGACCGGCAAGGCCACATGCCGAACAGACAACCGCCCCACGGGGCGGTTTTTTTTTTGGCCTCCGCACCCCCGATATCTTTCCGCGATCGACCCGATTCCGTCGTGCCGGCCCCGACACGACTACCCCACCGCCCGGGGGCGAGCCTTTTTTCCGCGCTCCGAAGGCAGGGAACTCGACTGCAGCGCGCGACCCGGGCACTGGGTCCGCCGCCGAAGCTCAATAGATATGAGCTATAAACTGAATTCTCACTTTCGAATGGATCTATTCTCATAAGCATTCAATACTATGCTCATGCTTGCAGCGGGCCACCGCCCCGGCAGGCAGCCACGACACCCTGAATGCTCGAGAGGAATACCGATCCATGGAAAACATCAATGCAGTCCAGAACCCCGCCCCCGGCATGCCGCGCCTGAACGAGCCCGCGCCGGAATTCGAGGCCAAGACCACGCACGGCGTGAAGAAGCTGTCCGATTACCGCGGCAAGTGGGTGGTGCTGTTCTCCCATCCGGCCGACTTCACCCCGGTGTGCACCACCGAGTTCATGGCCTTCGCCAACGCGTATCCGGAGTTCCAGGAACTCAATGCCGAACTGGTGGGCCTGTCGATCGACAGCAATTACGCCCACCTGGCCTGGGTCCGGAACATCAAGGAAAAGTTCGGGGTGGACATCCCGTTCCCGATCATCGAGGACCTCTCGATGAAGGTGGCGAATGCCTACGGGATGATCCAGCCCGGGGCCTCGGATACCTCGGCGGTGCGGGCGACGTTCATCATCGACGACCGCGGGGTACTGCGGGCGATGGTCTACTACCCGATGACCAACGGGCGCTCGATTCCCGAGTTCCTGCGCCTGGTCAAAGCCCTGCAGACCTCCGATAGCCACGGCGTCGCGACGCCGGAAAGCTGGCAGCCCGGCGACAAGGTGATCGTGCCGCCGCCGGCCACGGCCGAAGGCGCCGAGGCTCGCATGCAGGAAGGCTACGAGTGCAAGGACTGGTATTTCTGCACCAAGTCGCTCTAACGGTCATGGCGCTGCACCACCCCTGACGATGGAAATCCCCTCCCCCGCTTGCGGGGGAGGGGAGTCTCTGCACGACCGACGCGCGACTTTCACCTTCACGCCAGAGCAACCAAGCCCGCCCCGGGGAATCTCCCGGGGCGGGCTTATCCTGTCCGGAGAATCTCGACGCCCTGCCCGGTCATCTGAACTTCGACGACGGAGACTGTCGCAAACAGGGAAGGCCCGCGAAACTCCGTACATTCAGGGTCACCGCAATCTGCCGGCCGATTCAAGCGGCCGCCACCACGGCGGAACCCCCGGTAACCCCTCCCCGTGGCGATGGCCCCGCACGCGCGGGAACGCGGGCGCGCAACCTTACCCTCAACCAGGAAAAGGAGGTGCGACGATGATCCAGGGAGTGAAGAAAGGCGCAGCGCTGGCCATCAACCAGGCCGCGGTTGCCAACGACCCGCAGACCTTCGAAAAGATGGGCCACATCGGGCCCAAGGTCTGCCTGACCACCGCCAATGAACCCGGGTTCCTGGGCTTCCACGCGTTCCTGCAGACCGGCACCCACCCCCTGGGCGGGCGCTTCGGCGCCGCGCAGGTGGTGACTGCCGACAGCCTGGAGGCGGTGATCGAATCACCCCACAACCTGCGCCTCAACCCGCTGAACCTGTGGCAGTACACGCTCTGGGAGGACGCCGAATCCCACGAGCGCATGCACTACGAGCAGTACGACCGCATCTTCGAGCTCTGCGCAGGCTGCCTCGACATGGTCGTCGACGGGCCCTGGGAACCGGTCTACACCATCGCCGAGGCCAACATGCCCCCGATCATCGGGATGACCGACGTGCCCCGCGTGATGGGCCAGGCCTTTGCCCGCCAGCAGGAACCGCCGAAGGTGCGGCTCGCGATGCGCCGCCTGGTCGCCCTTGGCGAGCATCACGTGCGGGAGGGCCACGAGCAAGCCTTCCTGGAAGGCGCGGTAAAGACGCTGGAACTGCTGCAGGAACACGCACCCGGCATGATCGGCTGGATGATCCTGGAGAAACAGGGCGAGGCCGCCCTGAGCACCTTCCAGCTGGAACCGCCCGCGTTCTGGGAATCGCTGCAGACGCTGGGTGCCAACCCGCCGAAATCCCGCCGCACCAACTTCGGCGAATTCGGCAAGGACTACACGTCCCCGCCGATCCCGATCGGCGGCCCAAAGGAGTACCAGGTGCACATGGAGTGGGAGAGCCCGGACGCGCTGACCTTCGGCCTGGCGCTGACGGGCGTGAACCCGAAACTGCGCCGGATCCACGACGAGGGCGTGCTGGCGCACCTCGCGAAGCTGCCGCCGTATTACCGCGTGTTCGCACCGGCGATGGAAGACATGATCTTCTTCCACTAGGGTGAAAGCCGCGCATCCCGGCGGCCCGTAGGGCGGAAGAGCGCGGCGTCTTCCACGACATGGCGTTGGTACCGCCCAGGCGCTGGCGGCGCCCCCCCTGCGCCGGATGGCGGATGACGGCCTTCGGCCTCTTCCGCCCTACCGCACGCGGTCGTTGTGCCCAGGGCGGCCCGCCGCGGGCGTTGGCGATGGCCCGGGCTTTATTACGCCGGTGCGCATAATAAAGATGGCGCAACATAGGACGGCGCCGGGTCGCACGCGAGGGCACGGACTTGGATCCGGCGCTGCCCTCGCCACCAGTTTGCTTCGGGCGTGAACACGAGCTGCACGTCCTCCCCAGGCCGAACCGGAGCGTCCCGGCCGGCACCGAACCAGATGCCATCTACACGCGCACCGCCGTGCCGCAGGGCCAACCGCCAATGCCCGCCGGAAGCCCCCACCTCCCGGGCCTCGAGCACGTTGAATCGCGACCGGAACACCGGCTCGGAAAACTCCCGGCCGTAGGGGCCGATCGCAGCCAGCCCGTCCAGCAGTTCCCAGTCGAGGCCATCGGGGGGTACGTCGGCATCGACCAGGATCCGTGGCCGCAGCACCTGGCCACGCAGCCGCCGCGACACCTCGCCCTCGAACGCCGCCTCGAAGTCCGCGAGCCGTTCGTGCCGAAGGGTCAGACCCGCGGCTCCGGCATGCCCCCCGTAGCCCAGGAACAGCTCCGGATCGGTGTGCGCGAGGGCCTGCAACGTCTCGAGCATCGGCAGGCCTTCGATGCTCCTGCAGGATCCGGCCAGCACCGCGGGCGCATCGCTGCGAGCCGACAGGCACACGCCGGGGCGCCCGAAAGCCTGCATGATCCGCGAAGCCACGATGCCCTGCACGCCCGCATGGCCGTCGGTGAGAAAGACCACCAGTGCGCACCGCCCCTGCAGAGCCTGTTCCCGCGCCACTTCCATTGCCTCGGCGGTCAGGCGTTTCTCGATCTCCCTGCGGGCCTCGTTGGTCCGGTTCAGCACCGCCACACCATCCGCCGCGCTCGCGTCGTCCGGAGCGAGCAGGAACCGCACTCCGGCCATCGCGTCGTGCAGGCGCCCGGCCGCATTCAGCCGCGGGCCGATTCCGAACGCAAGGTCCGAAGCGTCGAGCGGCTTGCTCGCGTCACCCAGATGCGGGCGCAGCGCTCGCCAGCAGGGGTAGGTTCCGGCCTCGATCTGATCGATACCCGCGCGCACCACGATGCGGTTGTTGCGGCTGCGGGCCAGTGAGACCACGTCCGCCACGGTGCCGGTGGCCACCCAGCCGAAAAGCTCGCGCAGACTCGGACTGTCGGCGCGCAGTTGACCGCCGGCGATCAGCTGCCGGCGCGTCGCCCAGAGCAGCAGCCAGGCCACCATGACCCCGGCGATCAGCGGATCCGGGTAGCGCGAGTCCGGGCGCTGGGGATTGACGAACGCCAGCGCCGCGTCCGGACCGCCCTGCGGGGGGATGCCGTGATGATCGGTGACGACCACGTCGATCCCTGCCGCGGCCAGGCGGGCAATCCGGGGGCCGTCCGACGACCCGATATCCGCGGTGATTACCAGCCCCGGGCGGGAAGTGGATTCCAGGATGCGGTCGCAGACTGAATCGGACAGCCCGTAGCCCTCGGT contains these protein-coding regions:
- the trpB gene encoding tryptophan synthase subunit beta → MGAVQALPDTGGFFGPYGGQAVPPHLKAIMDSIADAYLAIRETDAYQQELAELHTHYVGRPSPIYHARRLSAHAGGQAEIYLKREDLNHTGAHKINHALGEALLAKHMGKTRVIAETGAGQHGVAMATACALAGIPCEIHMGAIDIAKEHPNVTKMKILGARIVNVDSGTRTLKDAVDSAFEAYLKDPENYFYAIGSVVGPHPFPMMVRDFQAIVGREARQQFAAMTGALPDYVVACVGGGSNAMGIFSGFMDAPSVRLVGVEPSGRSLAIGDHAATLSLGKPGTMHGFHSYMLQDDQGQPQPVHSIASGLDYPSVGPEHAYLKDTGRAEYHAVDDRACLDAFMDLSRFEGIIPALESAHALAWVLQQARKADRRLRYLINLSGRGDKDADFVAETLGL
- a CDS encoding ATP-binding protein — its product is MKLHSMTQRENGPSGVANWLIRPAKGWHHKARGMMQNRMFLPLAVIAGALLIALAMNAWILFTTWSAIPHLVVQSFVLWVGFLAMLTVPVVIYHHLVAPLFHLRHWAQRVRGGNLAARIPVPRTGEFGELARDVNALTEQLQRLTHEMQDEVRVQTRRMEDKSHTLEVLYDVAASINMSRDLDDLLTRFLSSLKRTLGARAATARLLTSDGQMRLVANLGFDMQSGHCRDTLPIGQCVCGKVVAGSEMLWKADVYECGRVCDDQSDDEPAMLAVPLQHQGRTLGVYSLFLDEWPQNLNEDMDNLLTSIGRHLGMAIEKARLDEEAQRLTIMEERTHLAHELHDSLAQTLASLGFRVSALDESLGDDRGGPHREMELVKENLSRANTELRELISQFRAPVDREGLVSAVEKAVNEFRSDTGISIYLQQEWNCRKLPIELETEVLRIVQEALCNVRKHADAQHVRVILRGDTRGDCFVMIEDDGRGIEEVASGSPGEHIGLSVMQERSARLDGDFRIETEPGEGTRVMLNFQYPKPQSVEFQPRLRAVQ
- a CDS encoding response regulator; protein product: MTQRVLLIDDHTLFREGLQELLSRHGIETVGAVGDGETGIRLARELLPDVILLDMRMPTMSGLEVLRRLRQGGLQMPIVMLTTSTDESDLVECLRNGAQGYLLKEMEPSELVEALEQIIQGETVVAPRLAQLLVRALQGQPDAVEDDEPGPFDALTPREGEILSLLAEGQSNKVIARNLGISDGTVKLHVKAILRKLGVHSRVEAAVLAVQHGIGGTAH
- a CDS encoding S24 family peptidase, giving the protein MSPEMDLDLSGGGGCSDSEPFALRVLGDSMAPEFEHGMVILIDPSAAATHGSYVVAQVDGEYLFRQLVIEDGGYFLVALKEDHRRLAIPGREAIVGVVTQRAGTRRSQHKRYA
- the cysG gene encoding siroheme synthase CysG; translated protein: MDYYPLFMKLTGRPCLVVGGGNVAMRKVTLLRKAGAQVTVVAPELCPELAALRAAGDIEYLQRPFEDGDIDGRVLVIAATSDEAVNRHVSELATARFVPVNVVDRPELCTFITPSMIDRSPLQVAISTGGASPVLARLMRSRIESFIPATYGRLAALVEGFRDRVKARLPDTELRRRFWERQLEGSVTELVLSGREDAARDILEKAVDEGLDRRDDGGEVFLVGAGPGDPDLLTFRALRLMQLADVVVHDNLVSPAILELVRRDAEMIYAGKRRNQHTLPQEDINRLLVKLAKEGKRVLRLKGGDPFIFGRGGEEIDTLMQEGIPFQVVPGITAAAGCASFAGIPLTHRDYAQSLVFATGHLKDGTIDLNWNMLAQPAQTVVFYMGLLGLPIICRELKAHGRPGSTPAALVEQGTTQNQRVLVGTLDTLPELVAQQDVQPPTLIIVGEVVALHDRLKWFQPESDHTAHSLFSSHGHAAPVGQAQARESA
- the grxC gene encoding glutaredoxin 3 is translated as MTRIRLYRIETCPYCDRAERLLQRKGVGDRLDVIRIDDSRKAFAEMAKLTGQRTVPQVFIGERHVGGFDDLVELDMDGDLDELLDALRNP
- a CDS encoding tetratricopeptide repeat protein; this translates as MQLSEDDQMTFESGLAAFEAKHFARAMQLLSPLAEAGHADAQYRVAIMCQNGLGVVRQPDPAVTWMRAAAEQGHAMAQHGLGFMFFEGDCVDKDPAQAVHWFEKAAEQGLAGSKTTLAMMYAQGTGVERDPEAARRWYLSAGFDPDELDSLRS
- a CDS encoding Alvin_2107 family globule sulfur oxidation protein encodes the protein MDKKTYYETSTKMESAGVNPAYVLGWQSGVLHNPKLEEQRVDDAYDAGYNDGLEGKTDGYTAWLQQ
- a CDS encoding peroxiredoxin, yielding MENINAVQNPAPGMPRLNEPAPEFEAKTTHGVKKLSDYRGKWVVLFSHPADFTPVCTTEFMAFANAYPEFQELNAELVGLSIDSNYAHLAWVRNIKEKFGVDIPFPIIEDLSMKVANAYGMIQPGASDTSAVRATFIIDDRGVLRAMVYYPMTNGRSIPEFLRLVKALQTSDSHGVATPESWQPGDKVIVPPPATAEGAEARMQEGYECKDWYFCTKSL
- a CDS encoding sulfur oxygenase reductase family protein; translated protein: MIQGVKKGAALAINQAAVANDPQTFEKMGHIGPKVCLTTANEPGFLGFHAFLQTGTHPLGGRFGAAQVVTADSLEAVIESPHNLRLNPLNLWQYTLWEDAESHERMHYEQYDRIFELCAGCLDMVVDGPWEPVYTIAEANMPPIIGMTDVPRVMGQAFARQQEPPKVRLAMRRLVALGEHHVREGHEQAFLEGAVKTLELLQEHAPGMIGWMILEKQGEAALSTFQLEPPAFWESLQTLGANPPKSRRTNFGEFGKDYTSPPIPIGGPKEYQVHMEWESPDALTFGLALTGVNPKLRRIHDEGVLAHLAKLPPYYRVFAPAMEDMIFFH
- a CDS encoding single-stranded-DNA-specific exonuclease RecJ, translated to MEPLIEVFAPDPGALRDAGRLGLHPLAARVLANRASRAGVAPDWLLDLSLRSLDPPDGLPDIEVAARRVARAVTDREVVALVTDADSDGVNASAVLTRALVHHFGHPADRVRHYIGLKLTEGYGLSDSVCDRILESTSRPGLVITADIGSSDGPRIARLAAAGIDVVVTDHHGIPPQGGPDAALAFVNPQRPDSRYPDPLIAGVMVAWLLLWATRRQLIAGGQLRADSPSLRELFGWVATGTVADVVSLARSRNNRIVVRAGIDQIEAGTYPCWRALRPHLGDASKPLDASDLAFGIGPRLNAAGRLHDAMAGVRFLLAPDDASAADGVAVLNRTNEARREIEKRLTAEAMEVAREQALQGRCALVVFLTDGHAGVQGIVASRIMQAFGRPGVCLSARSDAPAVLAGSCRSIEGLPMLETLQALAHTDPELFLGYGGHAGAAGLTLRHERLADFEAAFEGEVSRRLRGQVLRPRILVDADVPPDGLDWELLDGLAAIGPYGREFSEPVFRSRFNVLEAREVGASGGHWRLALRHGGARVDGIWFGAGRDAPVRPGEDVQLVFTPEANWWRGQRRIQVRALACDPAPSYVAPSLLCAPA